A genomic region of Homo sapiens chromosome 4, GRCh38.p14 Primary Assembly contains the following coding sequences:
- the CRACD gene encoding capping protein-inhibiting regulator of actin dynamics isoform 2 (isoform 2 is encoded by transcript variant 5): protein MNKANSGEASLEEDLFLTSPMEIVTQQDIVLSDAENKSSDTPSSLSPLNLPGAGSEMEEKVAPVKPSRPKRHFSSAGTIESVNLDAIPLAIARLDNSAAKHKLAVKPKKQRVSKKHRRLAQDPQHEQGGLESRPCLDQNGHPGEDKPTWHEEEPNPLDSEEERRRQEDYWRELEAKCKRQKAEAAEKRRLEEQRLQALERRLWEENRRQELLEEEGEGQEPPLEAERAPREEQQRSLEAPGWEDAERREREERERLEAEEERRRLQAQAQAEERRRLEEDARLEERRRQEEEEGRCAEELKRQEEEEAEGWEELEQQEAEVQGPPEALEETGEGRRGAEEEDLGEEEEEGQAHLEDWRGQLSELLNDFEERLEDQERLKPEGQREHSEEPGICEEQNPEAERRREQQGRSGDFQGADRPGPEEKREEGDTEPLLKQEGPVEAAQPPVERKEAAALEQGRKVEELRWQEVDERQTMPRPYTFQVSSGGKQILFPKVNLSPVTPAKDTGLTAAPQEPKAPKASPVQHALPSSLSVPHTAILVTGAQLCGPAVNLSQIKDTACKSLLGLEEKKHAEAPAGENPPRGPGDARAGSGKAKPRQESPSSASALAEWASIRSRILKNAESDPRSSERDQLRPGDESTPRGRCDSRGNQRKTPPVNAKFSIMPAWQKFSDGGTETSKQSTEAESIRKRPMLGPSEETAPQPPPAGVRELGKGPEKSEMHREPADTTEGCKFAKDLPSFLVPSLPYPPQKVVAHTEFTTSSDSETANGIAKPDPVMPGGEEKASPFGIKLRRTNYSLRFNCDQQAEQKKKKRHSSTGDSADAGPPAAGSARGEKEMEGVALKHGPSLPQERKQAPSTRRDSAEPSSSRSVPVAHPGPPPASSQTPAPEHDKAANKMPLAQKPALAPKPTSQTPPASPLSKLSRPYLVELLSRRAGRPDPEPSEPSKEDQESSDRRPPSPPGPEERKGQKRDEEEEATERKPASPPLPATQQEKPSQTPEAGRKEKPMLQSRHSLDGSKLTEKVETAQPLWITLALQKQKGFREQQATREERKQAREAKQAEKLSKENVSVSVQPGSSSVSRAGSLHKSTALPEEKRPETAVSRLERREQLKKANTLPTSVTVEISDSAPPAPLVKEVTKRFSTPDAAPVSTEPAWLALAKRKAKAWSDCPQIIK, encoded by the exons ATGAATAAGGCAAACAGTGGAGAGGCTAGCTTAGAAGAGGATCTGTTCCTGACCAGTCCCATGGAAATTGTGACTCAGCAGGACATCGTCCTCTCAGACGCAGAGAACAAG TCCAGTGATACGCCAAGTTCTCTAAGTCCTCTGAATCTCCCTGGAGCTGGAAGTGAGATGGAAGAGAAG GTTGCTCCCGTTAAACCGTCTCGGCCAAAAAGGCACTTCTCTTCTGCTGGCACCATCGAAAGTGTCAACTTAGATGCCATCCCCCTGGCCATCGCTCGCCTGGACAACAGTGCCGCCAAGCACAAGCTGGCTGTTAAGCCAAAAAAACAGAGGGTGTCAAAGAAGCACAGGCGCCTTGCCCAG GATCCACAACATGAGCAAGGCGGCCTTGAGAGTCGGCCCTGCCTGGACCAGAACGGACACCCAGGCGAGGACAAGCCAACGTGGCACGAAGAGGAACCCAATCCGCTGGATTCCGAGGAAGAGAGAAGACGCCAAGAAGACTACTGGCGAGAACTGGAGGCCAAGTGCAAGCGGCAAAAGGCGGAAGCAGCCGAGAAGAGACGCCTAgaggagcagaggctgcaggCGCTGGAGAGGAGGCTTTGGGAAGAGAACAGAAGGCAGGAGCTCTTGGAGGAGGAGGGCGAGGGGCAGGAGCCGCCTCTAGAGGCGGAAAGGGCGCCGCGGGAAGAGCAGCAGCGGAGCCTGGAAGCGCCAGGTTGGGAGGACGCGGAGCGGAGGGAGCGTGAGGAGCGCGAGCGCCTGGAGGCGGAGGAGGAGCGAAGGCGTCTGCAGGCCCAGGCCCAAGCGGAGGAGAGGCGGCGGCTGGAGGAGGACGCCAGGCTGGAGGAGCGGAGgcggcaggaggaggaggaaggaagatgcGCGGAGGAGCTCaaaaggcaggaggaggaggaggctgagggatggGAAGAGCTGGAACagcaggaggcggaggtgcaggGGCCGCCCGAGGCGTTGGAGGAGACTGGGGAGGGCCGGCGGGGCGCGGAGGAGGAGGAtctgggggaagaggaggaggagggccagGCGCACCTGGAGGACTGGAGGGGGCAGCTCAGTGAGCTTCTGAACGACTTTGAGGAGAGGCTCGAAGACCAGGAACGCCTGAAACCCGAAGGACAAAGAGAACACTCCGAGGAGCCAGGTATTTGCGAGGAGCAGAACCCAGAGGCCGAGCGGCGAAGAGAGCAGCAGGGAAGGAGCGGGGATTTCCAGGGGGCCGATCGTCCTGGGCccgaggaaaagagagaagaaggggaCACGGAGCCTCTCCTGAAACAAGAGGGGCCGGTGGAAGCCGCGCAGCCTCCGGTGGAGAGGAAAGAAGCCGCCGCCCTTGAACAAGGCCGCAAGGTGGAGGAGCTGCGGTGGCAGGAGGTGGACGAGAGACAGACCATGCCCCGGCCCTACACGTTCCAGGTGTCCTCCGGAGGGAAGCAGATTCTCTTTCCCAAAGTCAACCTGAGCCCCGTGACGCCCGCAAAGGACACGGGGCTCACCGCTGCTCCCCAGGAACCAAAGGCCCCCAAAGCCAGCCCAGTCCAGCACGCCCTACCGTCGTCCCTGAGCGTTCCCCACACCGCCATTCTGGTCACGGGCGCGCAGCTCTGTGGCCCGGCAGTCAACCTGAGCCAGATCAAGGACACCGCGTGCAAGTCCCTCCTGGGcttggaggagaagaagcacGCGGAAGCCCCAGCTGGGGAGAACCCTCCCCGAGGCCCCGGCGACGCGAGGGCGGGCAGCGGGAAGGCTAAGCCCCGCCAGGAGTCTCCCAGCAGCGCGTCCGCACTCGCAGAATGGGCTTCCATTCGGTCCAGAATCCTGAAGAACGCAGAGAGTGACCCGCGCAGCAGCGAGAGGGACCAGTTGAGGCCCGGTGATGAGTCCACTCCCAGGGGCCGGTGTGATTCCCGCGGGAACCAACGGAAGACTCCGCCAGTCAATGCAAAGTTCTCTATTATGCCTGCCTGGCAGAAATTTTCCGATGGTGGCACGGAGACCTCCAAACAGAGCACGGAAGCTGAAAGCATACGAAAAAGACCCATGCTGGGACCCAGCGAAGAGACAgccccccagcctcctcctgctGGTGTTCGCGAGCTCGGGAAGGGTCCGGAGAAGTCGGAGATGCACCGGGAGCCCGCAGACACCACCGAGGGATGCAAATTTGCCAAAGACCTCCCGTCTTTCCTTGTCCCAAGCCTTCCTTACCCTCCGCAGAAAGTGGTGGCCCACACAGAGTTCACGACCTCGTCGGACAGCGAGACTGCAAACGGGATAGCAAAGCCAGACCCTGTGATGCCAGGTGGAGAGGAAAAAGCCTCACCGTTTGGAATAAAATTGAGAAGGACCAACTATTCCTTGCGCTTCAACTGCGACCAACAGGCagaacagaagaagaagaagaggcacAGCAGCACCGGAGACAGCGCGGATGCAGGGCCGCCTGCAGCGGGGAGCGCTCgtggagagaaagagatggagggTGTGGCCCTCAAGCATGGTCCATCCCTCCCCCAAGAGCGGAAGCAAGCCCCTTCCACCCGGAGGGACTCCGCTGAACCTTCCAGCAGCCGCTCTGTTCCTGTGGCCCACCCTGGGCCTCCACCGGCCAGCAGCCAGACCCCGGCTCCGGAGCACGACAAGGCAGCAAACAAAATGCCACTGGCACAAAAGCCAGCACTGGCTCCCAAGCCCACCAGTCAGACCCCACCAGCATCCCCACTTTCCAAACTGAGCAGGCCCTACTTGGTAGAGCTGCTGTCTCGCCGAGCGGGGAGGCCGGACCCAGAGCCAAGTGAGCCGTCCAAGGAGGACCAGGAGAGCAGTGACCGCCGGCCACCCTCGCCCCCAGGCCCCGAGGAAAGGAAGGGACAGAAGAGGGACGAGGAGGAAGAGGCGACAGAGAGGAAACCTGCTTCCCCACCTCTGCCTGCCACTCAGCAAGAGAAACCTTCTCAAACACCCGAGGCCGGGAGGAAAG AGAAGCCGATGCTTCAGAGCAGACACTCCTTAGATGGCTCCAAACTTACAGAGAAAGTGGAAACTGCTCAGCCGCTGTGGATAACGTTAGCACTGCAAAAGCAAAAGGGGTTTCGGGAGCAGCAGGCGACGCGGGAGGAGAGAAAGCAAGCCAGAGAGGCCAAACAGGCAGAAAAGCTCTCCAAAGAAAAT GTCAGTGTCAGCGTGCAGCCTGGAAGCAGCAGTGTCAGCAGAGCAGGTTCCCTGCACAAGTCCACTGCTCTGCCAGAAGAGAAGAGGCCCGAGACTGCAGTGTCCAGGCTTGAGCGCAGAGAACAGCTGAAAAAGGCCAATACTCTTCCTACGTCTGTGACAG TGGAGATCTCCGACTCGGCTCCCCCAGCGCCGCTGGTAAAAGAAGTCACCAAGAGGTTTTCCACCCCGGATGCTGCCCCCGTGTCAACAGAaccagcctggctggctttgGCCAAAAGGAAAGCAAAGGCTTGGAGCGACTGTCCACAGATTATTAAGTAA
- the CRACD gene encoding capping protein-inhibiting regulator of actin dynamics isoform X5: MGITESSDTPSSLSPLNLPGAGSEMEEKVAPVKPSRPKRHFSSAGTIESVNLDAIPLAIARLDNSAAKHKLAVKPKKQRVSKKHRRLAQDPQHEQGGLESRPCLDQNGHPGEDKPTWHEEEPNPLDSEEERRRQEDYWRELEAKCKRQKAEAAEKRRLEEQRLQALERRLWEENRRQELLEEEGEGQEPPLEAERAPREEQQRSLEAPGWEDAERREREERERLEAEEERRRLQAQAQAEERRRLEEDARLEERRRQEEEEGRCAEELKRQEEEEAEGWEELEQQEAEVQGPPEALEETGEGRRGAEEEDLGEEEEEGQAHLEDWRGQLSELLNDFEERLEDQERLKPEGQREHSEEPGICEEQNPEAERRREQQGRSGDFQGADRPGPEEKREEGDTEPLLKQEGPVEAAQPPVERKEAAALEQGRKVEELRWQEVDERQTMPRPYTFQVSSGGKQILFPKVNLSPVTPAKDTGLTAAPQEPKAPKASPVQHALPSSLSVPHTAILVTGAQLCGPAVNLSQIKDTACKSLLGLEEKKHAEAPAGENPPRGPGDARAGSGKAKPRQESPSSASALAEWASIRSRILKNAESDPRSSERDQLRPGDESTPRGRCDSRGNQRKTPPVNAKFSIMPAWQKFSDGGTETSKQSTEAESIRKRPMLGPSEETAPQPPPAGVRELGKGPEKSEMHREPADTTEGCKFAKDLPSFLVPSLPYPPQKVVAHTEFTTSSDSETANGIAKPDPVMPGGEEKASPFGIKLRRTNYSLRFNCDQQAEQKKKKRHSSTGDSADAGPPAAGSARGEKEMEGVALKHGPSLPQERKQAPSTRRDSAEPSSSRSVPVAHPGPPPASSQTPAPEHDKAANKMPLAQKPALAPKPTSQTPPASPLSKLSRPYLVELLSRRAGRPDPEPSEPSKEDQESSDRRPPSPPGPEERKGQKRDEEEEATERKPASPPLPATQQEKPSQTPEAGRKEKPMLQSRHSLDGSKLTEKVETAQPLWITLALQKQKGFREQQATREERKQAREAKQAEKLSKENVSVSVQPGSSSVSRAGSLHKSTALPEEKRPETAVSRLERREQLKKANTLPTSVTVEISDSAPPAPLVKEVTKRFSTPDAAPVSTEPAWLALAKRKAKAWSDCPQIIK; this comes from the exons ATGGGTATTACAGAG TCCAGTGATACGCCAAGTTCTCTAAGTCCTCTGAATCTCCCTGGAGCTGGAAGTGAGATGGAAGAGAAG GTTGCTCCCGTTAAACCGTCTCGGCCAAAAAGGCACTTCTCTTCTGCTGGCACCATCGAAAGTGTCAACTTAGATGCCATCCCCCTGGCCATCGCTCGCCTGGACAACAGTGCCGCCAAGCACAAGCTGGCTGTTAAGCCAAAAAAACAGAGGGTGTCAAAGAAGCACAGGCGCCTTGCCCAG GATCCACAACATGAGCAAGGCGGCCTTGAGAGTCGGCCCTGCCTGGACCAGAACGGACACCCAGGCGAGGACAAGCCAACGTGGCACGAAGAGGAACCCAATCCGCTGGATTCCGAGGAAGAGAGAAGACGCCAAGAAGACTACTGGCGAGAACTGGAGGCCAAGTGCAAGCGGCAAAAGGCGGAAGCAGCCGAGAAGAGACGCCTAgaggagcagaggctgcaggCGCTGGAGAGGAGGCTTTGGGAAGAGAACAGAAGGCAGGAGCTCTTGGAGGAGGAGGGCGAGGGGCAGGAGCCGCCTCTAGAGGCGGAAAGGGCGCCGCGGGAAGAGCAGCAGCGGAGCCTGGAAGCGCCAGGTTGGGAGGACGCGGAGCGGAGGGAGCGTGAGGAGCGCGAGCGCCTGGAGGCGGAGGAGGAGCGAAGGCGTCTGCAGGCCCAGGCCCAAGCGGAGGAGAGGCGGCGGCTGGAGGAGGACGCCAGGCTGGAGGAGCGGAGgcggcaggaggaggaggaaggaagatgcGCGGAGGAGCTCaaaaggcaggaggaggaggaggctgagggatggGAAGAGCTGGAACagcaggaggcggaggtgcaggGGCCGCCCGAGGCGTTGGAGGAGACTGGGGAGGGCCGGCGGGGCGCGGAGGAGGAGGAtctgggggaagaggaggaggagggccagGCGCACCTGGAGGACTGGAGGGGGCAGCTCAGTGAGCTTCTGAACGACTTTGAGGAGAGGCTCGAAGACCAGGAACGCCTGAAACCCGAAGGACAAAGAGAACACTCCGAGGAGCCAGGTATTTGCGAGGAGCAGAACCCAGAGGCCGAGCGGCGAAGAGAGCAGCAGGGAAGGAGCGGGGATTTCCAGGGGGCCGATCGTCCTGGGCccgaggaaaagagagaagaaggggaCACGGAGCCTCTCCTGAAACAAGAGGGGCCGGTGGAAGCCGCGCAGCCTCCGGTGGAGAGGAAAGAAGCCGCCGCCCTTGAACAAGGCCGCAAGGTGGAGGAGCTGCGGTGGCAGGAGGTGGACGAGAGACAGACCATGCCCCGGCCCTACACGTTCCAGGTGTCCTCCGGAGGGAAGCAGATTCTCTTTCCCAAAGTCAACCTGAGCCCCGTGACGCCCGCAAAGGACACGGGGCTCACCGCTGCTCCCCAGGAACCAAAGGCCCCCAAAGCCAGCCCAGTCCAGCACGCCCTACCGTCGTCCCTGAGCGTTCCCCACACCGCCATTCTGGTCACGGGCGCGCAGCTCTGTGGCCCGGCAGTCAACCTGAGCCAGATCAAGGACACCGCGTGCAAGTCCCTCCTGGGcttggaggagaagaagcacGCGGAAGCCCCAGCTGGGGAGAACCCTCCCCGAGGCCCCGGCGACGCGAGGGCGGGCAGCGGGAAGGCTAAGCCCCGCCAGGAGTCTCCCAGCAGCGCGTCCGCACTCGCAGAATGGGCTTCCATTCGGTCCAGAATCCTGAAGAACGCAGAGAGTGACCCGCGCAGCAGCGAGAGGGACCAGTTGAGGCCCGGTGATGAGTCCACTCCCAGGGGCCGGTGTGATTCCCGCGGGAACCAACGGAAGACTCCGCCAGTCAATGCAAAGTTCTCTATTATGCCTGCCTGGCAGAAATTTTCCGATGGTGGCACGGAGACCTCCAAACAGAGCACGGAAGCTGAAAGCATACGAAAAAGACCCATGCTGGGACCCAGCGAAGAGACAgccccccagcctcctcctgctGGTGTTCGCGAGCTCGGGAAGGGTCCGGAGAAGTCGGAGATGCACCGGGAGCCCGCAGACACCACCGAGGGATGCAAATTTGCCAAAGACCTCCCGTCTTTCCTTGTCCCAAGCCTTCCTTACCCTCCGCAGAAAGTGGTGGCCCACACAGAGTTCACGACCTCGTCGGACAGCGAGACTGCAAACGGGATAGCAAAGCCAGACCCTGTGATGCCAGGTGGAGAGGAAAAAGCCTCACCGTTTGGAATAAAATTGAGAAGGACCAACTATTCCTTGCGCTTCAACTGCGACCAACAGGCagaacagaagaagaagaagaggcacAGCAGCACCGGAGACAGCGCGGATGCAGGGCCGCCTGCAGCGGGGAGCGCTCgtggagagaaagagatggagggTGTGGCCCTCAAGCATGGTCCATCCCTCCCCCAAGAGCGGAAGCAAGCCCCTTCCACCCGGAGGGACTCCGCTGAACCTTCCAGCAGCCGCTCTGTTCCTGTGGCCCACCCTGGGCCTCCACCGGCCAGCAGCCAGACCCCGGCTCCGGAGCACGACAAGGCAGCAAACAAAATGCCACTGGCACAAAAGCCAGCACTGGCTCCCAAGCCCACCAGTCAGACCCCACCAGCATCCCCACTTTCCAAACTGAGCAGGCCCTACTTGGTAGAGCTGCTGTCTCGCCGAGCGGGGAGGCCGGACCCAGAGCCAAGTGAGCCGTCCAAGGAGGACCAGGAGAGCAGTGACCGCCGGCCACCCTCGCCCCCAGGCCCCGAGGAAAGGAAGGGACAGAAGAGGGACGAGGAGGAAGAGGCGACAGAGAGGAAACCTGCTTCCCCACCTCTGCCTGCCACTCAGCAAGAGAAACCTTCTCAAACACCCGAGGCCGGGAGGAAAG AGAAGCCGATGCTTCAGAGCAGACACTCCTTAGATGGCTCCAAACTTACAGAGAAAGTGGAAACTGCTCAGCCGCTGTGGATAACGTTAGCACTGCAAAAGCAAAAGGGGTTTCGGGAGCAGCAGGCGACGCGGGAGGAGAGAAAGCAAGCCAGAGAGGCCAAACAGGCAGAAAAGCTCTCCAAAGAAAAT GTCAGTGTCAGCGTGCAGCCTGGAAGCAGCAGTGTCAGCAGAGCAGGTTCCCTGCACAAGTCCACTGCTCTGCCAGAAGAGAAGAGGCCCGAGACTGCAGTGTCCAGGCTTGAGCGCAGAGAACAGCTGAAAAAGGCCAATACTCTTCCTACGTCTGTGACAG TGGAGATCTCCGACTCGGCTCCCCCAGCGCCGCTGGTAAAAGAAGTCACCAAGAGGTTTTCCACCCCGGATGCTGCCCCCGTGTCAACAGAaccagcctggctggctttgGCCAAAAGGAAAGCAAAGGCTTGGAGCGACTGTCCACAGATTATTAAGTAA
- the CRACD gene encoding capping protein-inhibiting regulator of actin dynamics isoform X4 has protein sequence MLAAQKIKQGNGKSSDTPSSLSPLNLPGAGSEMEEKVAPVKPSRPKRHFSSAGTIESVNLDAIPLAIARLDNSAAKHKLAVKPKKQRVSKKHRRLAQDPQHEQGGLESRPCLDQNGHPGEDKPTWHEEEPNPLDSEEERRRQEDYWRELEAKCKRQKAEAAEKRRLEEQRLQALERRLWEENRRQELLEEEGEGQEPPLEAERAPREEQQRSLEAPGWEDAERREREERERLEAEEERRRLQAQAQAEERRRLEEDARLEERRRQEEEEGRCAEELKRQEEEEAEGWEELEQQEAEVQGPPEALEETGEGRRGAEEEDLGEEEEEGQAHLEDWRGQLSELLNDFEERLEDQERLKPEGQREHSEEPGICEEQNPEAERRREQQGRSGDFQGADRPGPEEKREEGDTEPLLKQEGPVEAAQPPVERKEAAALEQGRKVEELRWQEVDERQTMPRPYTFQVSSGGKQILFPKVNLSPVTPAKDTGLTAAPQEPKAPKASPVQHALPSSLSVPHTAILVTGAQLCGPAVNLSQIKDTACKSLLGLEEKKHAEAPAGENPPRGPGDARAGSGKAKPRQESPSSASALAEWASIRSRILKNAESDPRSSERDQLRPGDESTPRGRCDSRGNQRKTPPVNAKFSIMPAWQKFSDGGTETSKQSTEAESIRKRPMLGPSEETAPQPPPAGVRELGKGPEKSEMHREPADTTEGCKFAKDLPSFLVPSLPYPPQKVVAHTEFTTSSDSETANGIAKPDPVMPGGEEKASPFGIKLRRTNYSLRFNCDQQAEQKKKKRHSSTGDSADAGPPAAGSARGEKEMEGVALKHGPSLPQERKQAPSTRRDSAEPSSSRSVPVAHPGPPPASSQTPAPEHDKAANKMPLAQKPALAPKPTSQTPPASPLSKLSRPYLVELLSRRAGRPDPEPSEPSKEDQESSDRRPPSPPGPEERKGQKRDEEEEATERKPASPPLPATQQEKPSQTPEAGRKEKPMLQSRHSLDGSKLTEKVETAQPLWITLALQKQKGFREQQATREERKQAREAKQAEKLSKENVSVSVQPGSSSVSRAGSLHKSTALPEEKRPETAVSRLERREQLKKANTLPTSVTVEISDSAPPAPLVKEVTKRFSTPDAAPVSTEPAWLALAKRKAKAWSDCPQIIK, from the exons ATGCTGGctgcacagaaaataaaacagggtaaTGGAAAA TCCAGTGATACGCCAAGTTCTCTAAGTCCTCTGAATCTCCCTGGAGCTGGAAGTGAGATGGAAGAGAAG GTTGCTCCCGTTAAACCGTCTCGGCCAAAAAGGCACTTCTCTTCTGCTGGCACCATCGAAAGTGTCAACTTAGATGCCATCCCCCTGGCCATCGCTCGCCTGGACAACAGTGCCGCCAAGCACAAGCTGGCTGTTAAGCCAAAAAAACAGAGGGTGTCAAAGAAGCACAGGCGCCTTGCCCAG GATCCACAACATGAGCAAGGCGGCCTTGAGAGTCGGCCCTGCCTGGACCAGAACGGACACCCAGGCGAGGACAAGCCAACGTGGCACGAAGAGGAACCCAATCCGCTGGATTCCGAGGAAGAGAGAAGACGCCAAGAAGACTACTGGCGAGAACTGGAGGCCAAGTGCAAGCGGCAAAAGGCGGAAGCAGCCGAGAAGAGACGCCTAgaggagcagaggctgcaggCGCTGGAGAGGAGGCTTTGGGAAGAGAACAGAAGGCAGGAGCTCTTGGAGGAGGAGGGCGAGGGGCAGGAGCCGCCTCTAGAGGCGGAAAGGGCGCCGCGGGAAGAGCAGCAGCGGAGCCTGGAAGCGCCAGGTTGGGAGGACGCGGAGCGGAGGGAGCGTGAGGAGCGCGAGCGCCTGGAGGCGGAGGAGGAGCGAAGGCGTCTGCAGGCCCAGGCCCAAGCGGAGGAGAGGCGGCGGCTGGAGGAGGACGCCAGGCTGGAGGAGCGGAGgcggcaggaggaggaggaaggaagatgcGCGGAGGAGCTCaaaaggcaggaggaggaggaggctgagggatggGAAGAGCTGGAACagcaggaggcggaggtgcaggGGCCGCCCGAGGCGTTGGAGGAGACTGGGGAGGGCCGGCGGGGCGCGGAGGAGGAGGAtctgggggaagaggaggaggagggccagGCGCACCTGGAGGACTGGAGGGGGCAGCTCAGTGAGCTTCTGAACGACTTTGAGGAGAGGCTCGAAGACCAGGAACGCCTGAAACCCGAAGGACAAAGAGAACACTCCGAGGAGCCAGGTATTTGCGAGGAGCAGAACCCAGAGGCCGAGCGGCGAAGAGAGCAGCAGGGAAGGAGCGGGGATTTCCAGGGGGCCGATCGTCCTGGGCccgaggaaaagagagaagaaggggaCACGGAGCCTCTCCTGAAACAAGAGGGGCCGGTGGAAGCCGCGCAGCCTCCGGTGGAGAGGAAAGAAGCCGCCGCCCTTGAACAAGGCCGCAAGGTGGAGGAGCTGCGGTGGCAGGAGGTGGACGAGAGACAGACCATGCCCCGGCCCTACACGTTCCAGGTGTCCTCCGGAGGGAAGCAGATTCTCTTTCCCAAAGTCAACCTGAGCCCCGTGACGCCCGCAAAGGACACGGGGCTCACCGCTGCTCCCCAGGAACCAAAGGCCCCCAAAGCCAGCCCAGTCCAGCACGCCCTACCGTCGTCCCTGAGCGTTCCCCACACCGCCATTCTGGTCACGGGCGCGCAGCTCTGTGGCCCGGCAGTCAACCTGAGCCAGATCAAGGACACCGCGTGCAAGTCCCTCCTGGGcttggaggagaagaagcacGCGGAAGCCCCAGCTGGGGAGAACCCTCCCCGAGGCCCCGGCGACGCGAGGGCGGGCAGCGGGAAGGCTAAGCCCCGCCAGGAGTCTCCCAGCAGCGCGTCCGCACTCGCAGAATGGGCTTCCATTCGGTCCAGAATCCTGAAGAACGCAGAGAGTGACCCGCGCAGCAGCGAGAGGGACCAGTTGAGGCCCGGTGATGAGTCCACTCCCAGGGGCCGGTGTGATTCCCGCGGGAACCAACGGAAGACTCCGCCAGTCAATGCAAAGTTCTCTATTATGCCTGCCTGGCAGAAATTTTCCGATGGTGGCACGGAGACCTCCAAACAGAGCACGGAAGCTGAAAGCATACGAAAAAGACCCATGCTGGGACCCAGCGAAGAGACAgccccccagcctcctcctgctGGTGTTCGCGAGCTCGGGAAGGGTCCGGAGAAGTCGGAGATGCACCGGGAGCCCGCAGACACCACCGAGGGATGCAAATTTGCCAAAGACCTCCCGTCTTTCCTTGTCCCAAGCCTTCCTTACCCTCCGCAGAAAGTGGTGGCCCACACAGAGTTCACGACCTCGTCGGACAGCGAGACTGCAAACGGGATAGCAAAGCCAGACCCTGTGATGCCAGGTGGAGAGGAAAAAGCCTCACCGTTTGGAATAAAATTGAGAAGGACCAACTATTCCTTGCGCTTCAACTGCGACCAACAGGCagaacagaagaagaagaagaggcacAGCAGCACCGGAGACAGCGCGGATGCAGGGCCGCCTGCAGCGGGGAGCGCTCgtggagagaaagagatggagggTGTGGCCCTCAAGCATGGTCCATCCCTCCCCCAAGAGCGGAAGCAAGCCCCTTCCACCCGGAGGGACTCCGCTGAACCTTCCAGCAGCCGCTCTGTTCCTGTGGCCCACCCTGGGCCTCCACCGGCCAGCAGCCAGACCCCGGCTCCGGAGCACGACAAGGCAGCAAACAAAATGCCACTGGCACAAAAGCCAGCACTGGCTCCCAAGCCCACCAGTCAGACCCCACCAGCATCCCCACTTTCCAAACTGAGCAGGCCCTACTTGGTAGAGCTGCTGTCTCGCCGAGCGGGGAGGCCGGACCCAGAGCCAAGTGAGCCGTCCAAGGAGGACCAGGAGAGCAGTGACCGCCGGCCACCCTCGCCCCCAGGCCCCGAGGAAAGGAAGGGACAGAAGAGGGACGAGGAGGAAGAGGCGACAGAGAGGAAACCTGCTTCCCCACCTCTGCCTGCCACTCAGCAAGAGAAACCTTCTCAAACACCCGAGGCCGGGAGGAAAG AGAAGCCGATGCTTCAGAGCAGACACTCCTTAGATGGCTCCAAACTTACAGAGAAAGTGGAAACTGCTCAGCCGCTGTGGATAACGTTAGCACTGCAAAAGCAAAAGGGGTTTCGGGAGCAGCAGGCGACGCGGGAGGAGAGAAAGCAAGCCAGAGAGGCCAAACAGGCAGAAAAGCTCTCCAAAGAAAAT GTCAGTGTCAGCGTGCAGCCTGGAAGCAGCAGTGTCAGCAGAGCAGGTTCCCTGCACAAGTCCACTGCTCTGCCAGAAGAGAAGAGGCCCGAGACTGCAGTGTCCAGGCTTGAGCGCAGAGAACAGCTGAAAAAGGCCAATACTCTTCCTACGTCTGTGACAG TGGAGATCTCCGACTCGGCTCCCCCAGCGCCGCTGGTAAAAGAAGTCACCAAGAGGTTTTCCACCCCGGATGCTGCCCCCGTGTCAACAGAaccagcctggctggctttgGCCAAAAGGAAAGCAAAGGCTTGGAGCGACTGTCCACAGATTATTAAGTAA